Below is a window of Atribacterota bacterium DNA.
CTTGTTACCCTCTCAGCGCACGATTCGAGTTACGACATCATAGTTGGGGATAGTCAGCTCCTTGGGGCAGCAGTTTCCGGCGGCCATTACGTAGAACTTACCGACTGGTTAAAAGAAAACATTGCTTTTGACAAGCTTGCCCCTCATCCCCAGAAGCTCTACGGTGAGTATCCTCCAGACAGTGGTCGATACTACGGTGTTTCTGCGGTTCTCGATGTTCCTATTATTGCATATCGGAAGGATCTTTTCGAAGACCCTAACGAACAAGCTGCCTTTAAGGCAAAGTACGGGTACGACCTTAAGGTCCCAGAAACTTGGGAGGAGTTTCGGGATATTGCTGAGTTTTTCACTCGTCCTGAGAAGAACTTCTACGGTCTTGCATACTGGCCAGCAAAGACTTTCGACGCGGTTACTATGGGGTTTCAACCAGTGCTTTGGAGCTTTGGGGCTGACTATCACGCACCGGGTGGTTATGAAGTTGAGGGGTACTTAAACAGTGACGCAGGGGTAAAAGCCCTTGAATTCTACGTGGGACTCATGAAATTTGCCCCTCCAGGCTCAGAAAACTACTACTGGAATGAATGCACTCAAGCATTTTCCCAGGGGCTTGTCGCTATGGCCTTCCAATGGGGTTCTTGGGCGGAAGGGTTTGTAAATCCGGCAACCAACCCTCAATATTACGATAAAGTTGGTTTCTTTCTTTCCCTTCCCTGGAAAACGCGCGGAGGATGGCACGATCCGTCGTTTTGCTTCTCATGGCGGTCAAGGCCTTAATGTTGTCACGTACTCAAGGAACCTTGATGCTGCTTATGAGTTCATTAAGTGGTGGTGCGATGAAGAAACGCAGAAGAAATACATGGCTATGGGTGGTGTTCCTATCCTAACAGACCTTTTGAATTCCCCCGAGTTTCTGAACGCTAAACCATACAACAAGGCTATGGCTGAGTCATTCCAGTATGTCAAAGATTTCTGGACCATTCCGGAGTATGCAGCGCTTCTTGAGGTCACCCAAAAGTACTGGTCTGCTGCTTGTGCAGGGATGATGAGTCCGAAGGAAGCCATGGATGCAGTGGCAAGAGAACACACTGCCATTCTTAGAG
It encodes the following:
- a CDS encoding extracellular solute-binding protein; the protein is MKRILGIVLVLLVCLSGSVFAQEKVLSILCGEYTPGHWIYELAQQDFTAKTGIQVKFDFVAWAQYTDKILVTLSAHDSSYDIIVGDSQLLGAAVSGGHYVELTDWLKENIAFDKLAPHPQKLYGEYPPDSGRYYGVSAVLDVPIIAYRKDLFEDPNEQAAFKAKYGYDLKVPETWEEFRDIAEFFTRPEKNFYGLAYWPAKTFDAVTMGFQPVLWSFGADYHAPGGYEVEGYLNSDAGVKALEFYVGLMKFAPPGSENYYWNECTQAFSQGLVAMAFQWGSWAEGFVNPATNPQYYDKVGFFLSLPWKTRGGWHDPSFCFSWRSRP